From the genome of Pygocentrus nattereri isolate fPygNat1 chromosome 25, fPygNat1.pri, whole genome shotgun sequence, one region includes:
- the LOC108440698 gene encoding histone lysine acetyltransferase CREBBP-like isoform X2 — MDTRTDSGLCTECNKAPRKSSESRRLSIQRCILSLLHACQCRNANCPLPSCQKMKRVAQHLKHCKRNTSGGCPVCRQFIALCYYHAKHCQENICLVPFCLTIKHKLRLRRQEQRIQQVQMIRRRIMALRAIGPRRSSKPSRACGLH; from the exons ATGGACACCAGAACG GACTCTGGCTTGTGCACTGAGTGCAATAAGGCCCCCAGAAAGTCCAGTGAGAGTCGGCGCCTTAGTATCCAGCGCTGCATCCTGTCTCTGCTGCATGCCTGCCAGTGTCGCAACGCCAACTGTCCCCTGCCGTCCTGTCAGAAGATGAAGCGGGTGGCGCAGCACCTCAAGCATTGCAAGCGCAATACCAGCGGCGGCTGTCCCGTCTGCAGGCAGTTCATTGCTCTCTGTTACTACCATGCGAAGCACTGCCAGGAGAACATCTGTCTTGTGCCGTTCTGCCTCACTATCAAGCACAAACTCCGCCTTCGGCGGCAGGAGCAAAGAATTCAGCAAGTGCAAATGATCCGGCGACGGATCATGGCTCTGCGGGCCATCGGCCCCAGACGCTCCTCGAAGCCCTCCAGGGCCTG
- the LOC108440698 gene encoding histone lysine acetyltransferase CREBBP-like isoform X1 — MDRHLTSASDSGLCTECNKAPRKSSESRRLSIQRCILSLLHACQCRNANCPLPSCQKMKRVAQHLKHCKRNTSGGCPVCRQFIALCYYHAKHCQENICLVPFCLTIKHKLRLRRQEQRIQQVQMIRRRIMALRAIGPRRSSKPSRACGLH; from the exons ATGGACCGACACCTGACCTCAGCCTCG GACTCTGGCTTGTGCACTGAGTGCAATAAGGCCCCCAGAAAGTCCAGTGAGAGTCGGCGCCTTAGTATCCAGCGCTGCATCCTGTCTCTGCTGCATGCCTGCCAGTGTCGCAACGCCAACTGTCCCCTGCCGTCCTGTCAGAAGATGAAGCGGGTGGCGCAGCACCTCAAGCATTGCAAGCGCAATACCAGCGGCGGCTGTCCCGTCTGCAGGCAGTTCATTGCTCTCTGTTACTACCATGCGAAGCACTGCCAGGAGAACATCTGTCTTGTGCCGTTCTGCCTCACTATCAAGCACAAACTCCGCCTTCGGCGGCAGGAGCAAAGAATTCAGCAAGTGCAAATGATCCGGCGACGGATCATGGCTCTGCGGGCCATCGGCCCCAGACGCTCCTCGAAGCCCTCCAGGGCCTG